One Archangium violaceum genomic window, TGGTCCATGCCCCAGAGCTCGCGGGTGTCGGGGTGCCAGCCGAAGCCGATGGTGTTGCGCAGACCACTGGCGAAGCGCTCGCGGCGCGAGCCGTCCAGGGGCGCACGCAGCAGGGCGGCGTGCTCCGGGTTGGTCTCGTCGCAGGCGTTACAACTGCTGCCCACGGAGATGTAGAGCATCCCATCGGGGCCGACGGCGAGGGTGCGGTTGGCGTGCTGCCCACCATCCGGGAGATCTCGGAGGAAGGGCTGGCGCTCGCCCCAGGAACCATCGGGGAGGACGTTGGCGACCCAGACCTCGGTGGGCGTGGCGACGTAGGCGCGGCCCTGGTGGAGGGTGATGCCATGGACGAGCGGCAGGCCGGAGAGAACGGTCTTCCGCTCCTCGGCACGTCCGTCCCCATCGCGGTCGCGGAGCAGGAGGACATCCCCGTGCCTGGGCCGGGTGACGTAGACGGCGCCATCGCTCCCCACGGCCAGCATGCGCGGGCTTCCGAGCTCCTGGGCGAAGACGTCGGCGCGGAAGCCGGGCGGGAGCGAGAGGCGGCGGAGCAACTCGGGGCGGAAGGGGACGGTCTCGGGGCGGGAGACGTGACTGATGGTGGCCTTGCCGATGCGCTCGGACTCGGCGCGGGCCTCCGGGGGCTTCACCTCGGGATTGGGACCTGGGGCCGAGGGAGGCCGCGAGGAAGGAGAGGAAGCACA contains:
- a CDS encoding PQQ-dependent sugar dehydrogenase produces the protein MPSSRPPPRCALSALALAAAACASSPSSRPPSAPGPNPEVKPPEARAESERIGKATISHVSRPETVPFRPELLRRLSLPPGFRADVFAQELGSPRMLAVGSDGAVYVTRPRHGDVLLLRDRDGDGRAEERKTVLSGLPLVHGITLHQGRAYVATPTEVWVANVLPDGSWGERQPFLRDLPDGGQHANRTLAVGPDGMLYISVGSSCNACDETNPEHAALLRAPLDGSRRERFASGLRNTIGFGWHPDTRELWGMDHGSDHRGDDVPPEELNRLVQGGDYGWPYVFGQRQVDPIIGDPPSTTKEAYARKTVPSVLEYQAHAAPMGMVFYTGAMLPAEYRGDAFIAMRGSWNRRPPVGYKLVRLRFENGQPRGFDDFVTGFLLDEGSQHFARLADVAQAHDGALLLSDDTNGVLYRISRAR